The following DNA comes from Miscanthus floridulus cultivar M001 chromosome 5, ASM1932011v1, whole genome shotgun sequence.
AGCCCAACAATTAGCTTCCCAAACAACCCAGCATCAGGCTTCCGCCCCTGTAGACGCATCCGGTCCAAGACCTCCATTGCCTCACTCAGCAAGTGCTCCTTACAGAGTCCATCAATCACTGAGCTATATGTGATCGTATTTGGCAGCTTCTTCTCCTTGATCATCCTATCCATCAATTCTAACGCTGATGCGGCACGTCCACCCTTGCACAGTCCATCAATCAGCGAACTATAAGTGACCAGATTAGGCGAGACCCCTCTCCTCCCCATTTCATCAAATATCTTTAACGCATCATCAAAGCAACCCTCCCTTGCGAGCCAATGGATAACAGTGGTATAAGTAACAACAGTAGGTGCAATGCATTTCCCAACCATCTCGGAGAACATCTCGAGGGCCTCGGCCAGGCGGCCACGGCGGCAGAGCCCGTCGATGATGGTGTTGTAGGAGCAGACGTCGGGTTTGGGGATGTTCCGGAAAAGGCGAAGAGCGTCTTTGATGTGAGCGGTGGCGTCGGAGCAGTGGGCCTTGAGGAGGACGTTGTAGGTGGCAGTGGTGGGGGCGAATCCGGCGGCGCGCATGTCGGCGAGTAGGGAGCGGGCCAGGGGGAGGTGCGAGTGCGCGACGAGAGCGGCGAGGACGGCGTTGTAGGAGCGAGCAGAGTGGGGGAGCGCGAGGTCGGAGGGGGCGGAGCGGAAGAGGTGGAGGGCGGCAAGCGGGCGGTGCGTGCGGGAGAAGGCGCGGAGGAGGCCGAGGAAGGGAGGCTCGAGGGCGGCAACGGAGGGGAAGACCCCGCGTGAGCGGGAGAGGAGGGAGGTGGCGAGGGGGAGGTGGCCGGCGGAGGCGAGGCGAGAGGTAAGGAGAGAGACGGTGGCCGGAGACGGGGTGATGAGGTCTGGCGCAGAAGTGGAAGCGGCGGTGGCAGCGTCAAAAATCGCAAGGGCGCGGCGAGGGTCCCGTTCGGCCCGAACTAGGCGGTGGAGGTGGTCTGCCGTGAGGGTCTTCGGGCATTTGGGTGGCGTGGGGTTGGCCGGCGGCATGGGGGCGGTGGTGAGGTAGGCCTAGACAGGTGTTCGGCGGAATGCCGAGGAGCGTGAGGAATGACTGAACCAAGAACTCAAACAGCGAGGAGGCGGCAGGCGGTCACCGTCCGACGCATCCTCCAGAGTTCCTCCAAAACAAGGAAATCTGTTttgatttttatttattttctttaaTTGTTTTATTGAAAATAATTGCCCCAGATAAATTAGCAGAAATATACTCCAATTGCCAATTGAAATGGTGAGATTATTCTGACCATTCAAATGGTGGAACTTTTATTTTCTGTGCTGTATATCTTAATAAAAAGCATAAGTTTTCTCAATGGACAGAGTTAAGCCGCGTCGTCTTCAACTTTCAGATGCGCCCTCCCTCCCCCACTCCGCCCTGGCCAGTAGCCGTCACACCGCCTGCAACGCCACCCACCTCTCGCCCCCGCCTCTTCAGCCCGGCCTCCGCTAACCCTAGGGCACCGGCAAGCTCCGTCGTTCTCGTCCTCGTCCCGCCCCCGCCCCTACCACTAGCGGCCGGCAGCGAGCCGCCACGCCGTGCCACCCTCAACCCACTCCTGCGCATCCTAACCACAGCCGCGACGCCCCCCGCCACCAAACCCGCCCAACTAGTTGTCCCCCGCCGCCTCGCTCGCCGTCCTTCAACCCGCCACCACCGTCGTGTCGCGGCCGCCTCCCTCCGAACCTCCTTCTAGAGCCACTGGGGTTGAGTTTCCCTAACCCCGCCAGAACCCTAACCTAACGCTGATgtcatcatcttcctcttggCGGGGCGCGTGgcgtgggagagggagagggtcaCACCGTCTGCGTCCGCGCGACGGGTCACGTAAAACTTTTGTGTTTCTCAAGCACACCCTCGAACTCGCATTCGAGATACCCAAAGAGCTCGTGTCCTTCACTTTCATCAGAACCAATATTGTTCGAGTCAATGGGAGTGTTTGGCTGCATCCGCAGCAGCTGCAGCTGTAGCAAAATGAGAAAAAAGTTGTAGCAGCAACTATGGTTGTAGTGCCTTTTTCTCTCCTCACATGTTATTGTAGTTGTAGCCACTGTGGCCGCAGCCGAACACCCCTAATCTTATTGATGGTTTGAAGCTAAGTTCATGTTTTGCTCTACACTGAGGACTAGCTAGTAGATAGTAGAGAGATGGCTAAATCCACGTTTATGTCGGGTCGCTCAATCCATCTATTTTTCTTTCGCTTTGAGAATTTTGCCCTTGTGAAGTTTATTTAATGGATAAAAAGGTTTATGAGATTGTAGTGCTCGATAAGAAATGAACAATTTGGGGCAA
Coding sequences within:
- the LOC136452675 gene encoding pentatricopeptide repeat-containing protein At5g46100-like, whose product is MPPANPTPPKCPKTLTADHLHRLVRAERDPRRALAIFDAATAASTSAPDLITPSPATVSLLTSRLASAGHLPLATSLLSRSRGVFPSVAALEPPFLGLLRAFSRTHRPLAALHLFRSAPSDLALPHSARSYNAVLAALVAHSHLPLARSLLADMRAAGFAPTTATYNVLLKAHCSDATAHIKDALRLFRNIPKPDVCSYNTIIDGLCRRGRLAEALEMFSEMVGKCIAPTVVTYTTVIHWLAREGCFDDALKIFDEMGRRGVSPNLVTYSSLIDGLCKGGRAASALELMDRMIKEKKLPNTITYSSVIDGLCKEHLLSEAMEVLDRMRLQGRKPDAGLFGKLIVGLCDAGRAVEAANYLDEMVLAGIEPNRVTWSLHSRINNTMLIALCAKGELGRAFQVYQSTRTRSISTDPTTFHLLVESLSKKNIEKAAHVVLDMLSERCIPERETWDVIISGYWSKKKVRQEAEEIWDRLTVS